The Chanodichthys erythropterus isolate Z2021 chromosome 12, ASM2448905v1, whole genome shotgun sequence genome contains a region encoding:
- the irs2a gene encoding insulin receptor substrate 2a, with amino-acid sequence MASPPLKGGSSLSNDNNIHSNNIKKCGYLKKQKHGHRRYFVLKDQSDGLPARLEYYENEKKWKNKSAAKRVIFLDSCLSINKRADAKHRYLIALYTKDEYFAVAAENEQEQESWHGDLTDLLSKGKMCDSSVSSSASSLVGFDEGNYGMITPVNAAYKEVWQVNLKAKGLGQSRNITGVYRLCLSSRTISFVKLNSEVASVTLQLMNIRRCGHSDSFFFIEVGRSASTGPGELWMQADDSVVAQNIHETILEAMKAMKELSEFRPRSKSQSSGSNPISVPTRRNLNNLPPSQTGLVRRSRTDSTAATSPVTKFSSCRIRTASEGEGTMTRPVSISISENGSPMTVGRNHISRSNTVSVGCRTSEPSLLHHSRSMSTTMSHSPPSAVSPLSLSSISMNGSISSTVHRPSSCSGSVSGSPNDTGFLSCDDYSSSPGDVRYNLVNRSDTPSSLSSTPPSREASEPHGYMVMDRPSNSQNKMWPNSRDMLEVETYRKRTYSLTTPRQQVAYSQLSSASLDEYMLMRAANSHSGRSTNSASPKVSYPEDYGNIDIGSNSNVADDGYMPMTPGMAPQYAKNEHYMPMSPMSVSAPKQIINPRSHPQPTGSGCTTNSPSSGSLEDSGYMKMWSGSKFSLESSDGRAVNGEYMNMSPTDTYVSPTPPDFFLGQCETTQRSSPSLRQAPKRAEDDQYVLMSPQSQNPIEEANRVSALPLLRRPDGMAQRARVNRPNRLSLDTLRMLPSMTEHPLPCEPKSPGEYINIDFAAATQCSSPSMVSVENQASLSNLRQGSPLSDYMNLNPNSHSHKLREALSSPLDRMPELAECPCPADEGAYFLNERRNSPCPSGTGKDNYTEMSFNNGPISPPFLSENDKSASVSPTSRIQRLNLSDQGVSKGIGAFLLAASSVDPNGGAKVIRADPQGRRRHSSETFSSTTTVAPVFPSFAHNVKRHSSASVENVSVRSSEGSDEEYGSPMCRETSAGYQNGLNYIALNLMEKQEMGNCENLVGFKTGGCCKSGINGLHATPYVCLGFKETATTVQD; translated from the exons ATGGCAAGTCCGCCTCTTAAAGGGGGATCCTCGTTATCAAATGACAACAACATTCATTCAAACAACATCAAAAAATGTGGATACCTCAAGAAGCAAAAACATGGACATCGGcgctattttgttttgaaagatCAGAGTGACGGACTCCCTGCGCGGCTGGAGTACTATGAGAATGAAAAGAAATGGAAAAACAAGTCCGCTGCAAAAAGAGTAATTTTTCTCGACTcttgtttgagcataaacaagcGCGCTGACGCGAAACACAGATATTTGATAGCCCTCTACACCAAGGACGAGTATTTTGCTGTTGCTGCGGAGAATGAGCAAGAACAGGAGAGTTGGCATGGAGATTTAACTGATTTATTAAGTAAGGGAAAAATGTGTGACAGCTCCGTTTCTAGTTCGGCATCATCTCTGGTGGGCTTCGACGAGGGAAATTACGGCATGATTACACCGGTGAATGCTGCGTATAAGGAGGTATGGCAAGTTAATCTTAAAGCAAAGGGACTTGGGCAGAGCAGAAATATCACTGGAGTTTACAGGCTGTGCTTATCAAGTCGGACAATTAGCTTTGTGAAACTTAACTCAGAGGTGGCATCTGTGACTCTGCAGTTGATGAATATACGCAGATGTGGGCACTCTGATAGCTTTTTCTTCATTGAGGTTGGAAGATCTGCCTCTACTGGACCTGGAGAGCTGTGGATGCAAGCAGACGATTCTGTGGTGGCACAAAATATACATGAGACCATTTTAGAAGCTATGAAAGCGATGAAAGAGCTGTCAGAGTTCAGACCACGCAGCAAAAGCCAGTCGTCGGGATCAAATCCCATATCTGTACCCACTCGGCGGAACCTAAACAATTTACCCCCTAGTCAGACAGGGCTGGTGAGGAGGTCAAGGACGGACAGTACAGCAGCCACATCTCCTGTCACCAAGTTTTCTTCTTGTCGAATACGGACAGCAAGCGAAGGGGAAGGTACCATGACCAGGCCAGTCTCCATATCAATATCTGAGAATGGAAGCCCGATGACTGTCGGCCGGAACCACATAAGCAGATCTAACACGGTGTCTGTGGGCTGCCGGACATCAGAACCATCACTGCTTCATCACAGCAGGTCCATGTCAACGACAATGTCCCACTCGCCTCCATCTGCTGTAAGCCCTCTAAGTTTGTCCTCAATTAGCATGAATGGTTCCATCTCATCCACAGTACACAGACCCTCCAGCTGCAGTGGTTCTGTTTCTGGGTCACCAAATGATACTGGCTTCCTCTCGTGTGACGATTACAGTTCTAGCCCAGGGGATGTGAGGTACAACCTAGTAAACAGGAGTGACACACCTTCTTCTCTTTCCAGCACACCACCCTCAAGAGAAGCCAGTGAGCCCCATGGTTATATGGTGATGGACAGGCCATCCAACTCTCAGAACAAGATGTGGCCAAATAGCAGAGATATGTTGGAGGTGGAGACATACAGGAAGAGGACGTATTCTCTGACAACCCCACGACAACAGGTAGCATACTCCCAGCTATCCTCAGCGTCACTTGATGAATACATGCTGATGAGGGCTGCAAACAGCCACTCTGGACGGAGCACAAATTCTGCATCTCCTAAGGTCTCATACCCAGAAGATTATGGGAACATTGACATTGGCTCTAACAGTAATGTGGCTGATGATGGCTACATGCCCATGACACCAGGCATGGCACCTCAGTATGCCAAAAATGAGCACTACATGCCCATGAGTCCCATGAGTGTTTCAGCACCCAAGCAGATCATTAACCCAAGGTCACATCCTCAGCCCACAGGCAGTGGCTGCACTACTAACTCACCCAGCAGTGGATCTCTAGAGGATAGCGGGTACATGAAGATGTGGTCTGGATCCAAGTTTTCACTGGAAAGCTCTGATGGGAGAGCAGTGAATGGAGAATACATGAATATGTCACCGACTGACACATATGTCTCGCCCACACCACCAGATTTTTTCCTGGGTCAATGTGAAACAACTCAACGATCCTCCCCATCTCTAAGACAGGCACCTAAACGGGCAGAGGATGACCAGTATGTTTTGATGAGTCCCCAGAGCCAAAATCCAATAGAAGAGGCCAACAGGGTTTCTGCCCTGCCCCTTCTCCGTCGCCCTGATGGCATGGCACAGAGAGCAAGAGTCAACAGACCCAATAGGTTATCTTTAGACACTCTGAGGATGCTTCCCAGCATGACTGAACATCCTCTCCCTTGTGAGCCTAAAAGCCCTGGTGAGTACATCAACATAGACTTTGCTGCTGCTACACAGTGCTCTTCTCCCTCTATGGTTTCTGTGGAAAACCAGGCCTCGCTGTCCAACCTCAGACAGGGATCCCCCCTTTCAGACTACATGAATCTCAATCCGAATTCACACTCTCATAAACTGAGAGAAGCACTCAGCAGTCCCCTGGATAGAATGCCAGAGCTGGCTGAATGCCCATGCCCAGCTGATGAGGGGGCTTATTTCCTCAATGAACGAAGAAACTCACCATGCCCATCTGGCACAGGTAAAGACAATTACACTGAGATGAGTTTCAACAATGGTCCCATTTCACCTCCATTCCTGTCTGAGAATGATAAGAGTGCTTCAGTCAGCCCCACTAGCAGGATTCAAAGGCTGAACCTGAGCGACCAGGGAGTGTCAAAAGGAATTGGTGCTTTCTTGTTGGCTGCCTCCTCTGTAGACCCAAACGGAGGAGCAAAGGTGATCCGAGCAGACCCTCAGGGCCGGAGACGGCATAGCTCTGAGACTTTTTCATCCACCACCACAGTTGCACCTGTCTTTCCTTCTTTTGCACACAATGTTAAGCGACACAGCTCTGCCTCAGTTGAGAACGTCTCTGTCCGAAGCAGTGAAGGTTCTGATGAGGAGTACGGGTCTCCCATGTGCAGAGAGACTTCAGCTGGTTACCAGAATGGACTTAACTACATCGCCTTAAACCTCATGGAGAAACAAGAGATGGGCAATTGTGAAAACCTTGTGGGCTTCAAGACTGGTGGTTGCTGTAAATCTGGAATAAATGGATTACATGCAACTCCATATGTGTGTCTGGGATTCAAAGAGACTGCAACCACTGTACAAG ATTGA